The following coding sequences lie in one Mus musculus strain C57BL/6J chromosome 11, GRCm38.p6 C57BL/6J genomic window:
- the Pwwp2a gene encoding PWWP domain-containing protein 2A isoform X2: MAAVAAEAAATAASPGEGGAGEAEPELEPIPGSEAGTPLPVTATEAAVPDGEADGRQSAPQADEQPLPPPPPPPPPGELADSSEAEEAKPPEPAAVPVSPPEQPPAAPEQPEDAPRPPPAPALVPPAGGDSAVSHLIPGSEVRVTLDHIIEDALVVSFRLGEKLFSGVLMDLSKRFGPHGIPVTVFPKREYKDKPDAMQLQSTTFQEGIEVKQEVNGAVPDDLSPVPPPERLWASKPPPLFHEGAPYPPPLFIRDTYNQSIPQPPPRKIKRPKRKMYREEPTSIMNAIKLRPRQVLCDKCKNSVVAEKKEIRKGSSDSSRYEDKKRRNDSVATVNKKLKTDHKVDGKNQNESQRRNTVVRVSSIAHSRGRVVKVSAQANTSKAQLNTKKVLQSKNMDHAKAREVLKIAKEKAQKKQSETSTSKTAHAKVHFTRRYQSPSSGSLPPRVRLKPQRYRNEENDSSLKTGLEKIRSGKLAPKPQSRCTSTRSAGEAPSEKPSPSEGPEESAGEVQDTSRVRVPGLNKWQLLHQTVTSPAAPLQCLTDHCGFRLGALKLTVKRAAQRH, from the exons ATGGCGGCCGTGGCTGCTGAGGCGGCGGCGACCGCGGCGTCCCCCGGGGAAGGGGGCGCCGGCGAGGCCGAGCCGGAGCTAGAGCCCATTCCCGGCAGCGAAGCCGGCACCCCCCTCCCGGTCACGGCCACGGAGGCGGCGGTGCCGGACGGCGAGGCCGACGGGCGCCAGTCCGCCCCTCAGGCCGACGAGCAGCCgctgccgccaccgccgccgccgccgccgccggggGAGCTGGCCGATAGCTCCGAGGCTGAGGAGGCGAAGCCGCCCGAGCCCGCGGCTGTCCCGGTCTCGCCGCCCGAGCAGCCTCCGGCCGCCCCCGAGCAGCCCGAGGACGCGCCGCGGCCGCCACCAGCTCCGGCGCTCGTGCCGCCGGCGGGCGGGGACTCGGCGGTGTCGCACCTCATCCCCGGCTCGGAGGTGCGGGTCACGCTGGACCACATCATCGAGGACGCGCTCGTCGTGTCGTTCCGCCTCGGGGAGAAGCTCTTCTCCGGGGTCCTCATGGACCTATCCAAAAG GTTTGGGCCCCATGGGATCCCTGTGACAGTATTTCCCAAAAGGGAATATAAGGACAAACCGGACGCCATGCAGCTCCAAAGTACCACATTCCAAGAAGGGATAGAAGTCAAGCAGGAAGTGAACGGTGCTGTTCCCGATgacctctctccagtccctcctccTGAGCGCCTGTGGGCTTCCAAGCCACCTCCTCTCTTCCATGAAGGAGCACCTTACCCTCCCCCCTTGTTTATCAGGGACACATATAACCAATCAATACCTCAGCCGCCGCCTCGGAAAATTAAGCGACCCAAACGAAAAATGTACAGGGAAGAACCCACTTCAATAATGAATGCGATTAAGCTACGGCCCAGGCAAGTCCTGTGTGATAAGTGTAAAAACAGTGTTGTTGCTGAAAagaaggaaattaggaaaggtAGCAGTGACTCTTCTAGGTATGAAGATAAAAAACGGAGAAATGACAGTGTAGCTACTGTGAACAAAAAACTGAAAACTGACCATAAAGTGGATGGGAAAAACCAAAACGAAAGCCAGAGAAGGAACACTGTGGTGAGGGTTTCCAGTATCGCTCACAGCAGGGGCAGAGTAGTCAAGGTTTCTGCTCAGGCAAATACATCAAAAGCTCAGTTAAATACCAAGAAAGTGCTCCAAAGCAAGAACATGGATCACGCAAAAGCTCGGGAAGTATTGAAAATTGCCAAAGAAAAGGCACAGAAGAAGCAAAGTGAAACCTCCACTTCCAAAACCGCCCATGCGAAAGTCCACTTCACACGTCGGTATCAGAGTCCCAGCTCAGGTTCTCTCCCACCCCGAGTGCGGTTAAAACCACAAAGGTACAGGAACGAAGAAAATGACTCTTCTCTGAAGACGGGACTGGAGAAAATTCGGAGTGGCAAGCTGGCGCCTAAGCCGCAGTCTCGATGCACCTCCACCCGCTCAGCAGGTGAGGCCCCTTCAGAAAAACCGAGTCCCTCAGAAGGCCCGGAAGAGTCCGCCGGTGAGGTTCAGGACACAAGCAGAGTGCGTGTGCCTG GTCTCAACAAATGGCAGCTATTACATCAGACAGTGACGAGTCCTGCTGCTCCCTTACAGTGTCTGACAGACCACTGTGGATTCAGGCTGGGAGCATTGAAGTTAACAGTGAAGCGGGCAG
- the Pwwp2a gene encoding PWWP domain-containing protein 2A isoform X1: MAAVAAEAAATAASPGEGGAGEAEPELEPIPGSEAGTPLPVTATEAAVPDGEADGRQSAPQADEQPLPPPPPPPPPGELADSSEAEEAKPPEPAAVPVSPPEQPPAAPEQPEDAPRPPPAPALVPPAGGDSAVSHLIPGSEVRVTLDHIIEDALVVSFRLGEKLFSGVLMDLSKRFGPHGIPVTVFPKREYKDKPDAMQLQSTTFQEGIEVKQEVNGAVPDDLSPVPPPERLWASKPPPLFHEGAPYPPPLFIRDTYNQSIPQPPPRKIKRPKRKMYREEPTSIMNAIKLRPRQVLCDKCKNSVVAEKKEIRKGSSDSSRYEDKKRRNDSVATVNKKLKTDHKVDGKNQNESQRRNTVVRVSSIAHSRGRVVKVSAQANTSKAQLNTKKVLQSKNMDHAKAREVLKIAKEKAQKKQSETSTSKTAHAKVHFTRRYQSPSSGSLPPRVRLKPQRYRNEENDSSLKTGLEKIRSGKLAPKPQSRCTSTRSAGEAPSEKPSPSEGPEESAGEVQDTSRVRVPGLNKWQLLHQTVTSPAAPLQCLTDHCGFRLGALKLTVKRAGLSVLSPATK, translated from the exons ATGGCGGCCGTGGCTGCTGAGGCGGCGGCGACCGCGGCGTCCCCCGGGGAAGGGGGCGCCGGCGAGGCCGAGCCGGAGCTAGAGCCCATTCCCGGCAGCGAAGCCGGCACCCCCCTCCCGGTCACGGCCACGGAGGCGGCGGTGCCGGACGGCGAGGCCGACGGGCGCCAGTCCGCCCCTCAGGCCGACGAGCAGCCgctgccgccaccgccgccgccgccgccgccggggGAGCTGGCCGATAGCTCCGAGGCTGAGGAGGCGAAGCCGCCCGAGCCCGCGGCTGTCCCGGTCTCGCCGCCCGAGCAGCCTCCGGCCGCCCCCGAGCAGCCCGAGGACGCGCCGCGGCCGCCACCAGCTCCGGCGCTCGTGCCGCCGGCGGGCGGGGACTCGGCGGTGTCGCACCTCATCCCCGGCTCGGAGGTGCGGGTCACGCTGGACCACATCATCGAGGACGCGCTCGTCGTGTCGTTCCGCCTCGGGGAGAAGCTCTTCTCCGGGGTCCTCATGGACCTATCCAAAAG GTTTGGGCCCCATGGGATCCCTGTGACAGTATTTCCCAAAAGGGAATATAAGGACAAACCGGACGCCATGCAGCTCCAAAGTACCACATTCCAAGAAGGGATAGAAGTCAAGCAGGAAGTGAACGGTGCTGTTCCCGATgacctctctccagtccctcctccTGAGCGCCTGTGGGCTTCCAAGCCACCTCCTCTCTTCCATGAAGGAGCACCTTACCCTCCCCCCTTGTTTATCAGGGACACATATAACCAATCAATACCTCAGCCGCCGCCTCGGAAAATTAAGCGACCCAAACGAAAAATGTACAGGGAAGAACCCACTTCAATAATGAATGCGATTAAGCTACGGCCCAGGCAAGTCCTGTGTGATAAGTGTAAAAACAGTGTTGTTGCTGAAAagaaggaaattaggaaaggtAGCAGTGACTCTTCTAGGTATGAAGATAAAAAACGGAGAAATGACAGTGTAGCTACTGTGAACAAAAAACTGAAAACTGACCATAAAGTGGATGGGAAAAACCAAAACGAAAGCCAGAGAAGGAACACTGTGGTGAGGGTTTCCAGTATCGCTCACAGCAGGGGCAGAGTAGTCAAGGTTTCTGCTCAGGCAAATACATCAAAAGCTCAGTTAAATACCAAGAAAGTGCTCCAAAGCAAGAACATGGATCACGCAAAAGCTCGGGAAGTATTGAAAATTGCCAAAGAAAAGGCACAGAAGAAGCAAAGTGAAACCTCCACTTCCAAAACCGCCCATGCGAAAGTCCACTTCACACGTCGGTATCAGAGTCCCAGCTCAGGTTCTCTCCCACCCCGAGTGCGGTTAAAACCACAAAGGTACAGGAACGAAGAAAATGACTCTTCTCTGAAGACGGGACTGGAGAAAATTCGGAGTGGCAAGCTGGCGCCTAAGCCGCAGTCTCGATGCACCTCCACCCGCTCAGCAGGTGAGGCCCCTTCAGAAAAACCGAGTCCCTCAGAAGGCCCGGAAGAGTCCGCCGGTGAGGTTCAGGACACAAGCAGAGTGCGTGTGCCTG GTCTCAACAAATGGCAGCTATTACATCAGACAGTGACGAGTCCTGCTGCTCCCTTACAGTGTCTGACAGACCACTGTGGATTCAGGCTGGGAGCATTGAAGTTAACAGTGAAGCGGGCAGGTCTGTCTGTCTTAAGCCCTGCCACAAAATGA
- the Pwwp2a gene encoding PWWP domain-containing protein 2A isoform 3 (isoform 3 is encoded by transcript variant 3), with protein MAAVAAEAAATAASPGEGGAGEAEPELEPIPGSEAGTPLPVTATEAAVPDGEADGRQSAPQADEQPLPPPPPPPPPGELADSSEAEEAKPPEPAAVPVSPPEQPPAAPEQPEDAPRPPPAPALVPPAGGDSAVSHLIPGSEVRVTLDHIIEDALVVSFRLGEKLFSGVLMDLSKRFGPHGIPVTVFPKREYKDKPDAMQLQSTTFQEGIEVKQEVNGAVPDDLSPVPPPERLWASKPPPLFHEGAPYPPPLFIRDTYNQSIPQPPPRKIKRPKRKMYREEPTSIMNAIKLRPRQVLCDKCKNSVVAEKKEIRKGSSDSSRYEDKKRRNDSVATVNKKLKTDHKVDGKNQNESQRRNTVVRVSSIAHSRGRVVKVSAQANTSKAQLNTKKVLQSKNMDHAKAREVLKIAKEKAQKKQSETSTSKTAHAKVHFTRRYQSPSSGSLPPRVRLKPQRYRNEENDSSLKTGLEKIRSGKLAPKPQSRCTSTRSAGEAPSEKPSPSEGPEESAGEVQDTSRVRVPAQRH; from the exons ATGGCGGCCGTGGCTGCTGAGGCGGCGGCGACCGCGGCGTCCCCCGGGGAAGGGGGCGCCGGCGAGGCCGAGCCGGAGCTAGAGCCCATTCCCGGCAGCGAAGCCGGCACCCCCCTCCCGGTCACGGCCACGGAGGCGGCGGTGCCGGACGGCGAGGCCGACGGGCGCCAGTCCGCCCCTCAGGCCGACGAGCAGCCgctgccgccaccgccgccgccgccgccgccggggGAGCTGGCCGATAGCTCCGAGGCTGAGGAGGCGAAGCCGCCCGAGCCCGCGGCTGTCCCGGTCTCGCCGCCCGAGCAGCCTCCGGCCGCCCCCGAGCAGCCCGAGGACGCGCCGCGGCCGCCACCAGCTCCGGCGCTCGTGCCGCCGGCGGGCGGGGACTCGGCGGTGTCGCACCTCATCCCCGGCTCGGAGGTGCGGGTCACGCTGGACCACATCATCGAGGACGCGCTCGTCGTGTCGTTCCGCCTCGGGGAGAAGCTCTTCTCCGGGGTCCTCATGGACCTATCCAAAAG GTTTGGGCCCCATGGGATCCCTGTGACAGTATTTCCCAAAAGGGAATATAAGGACAAACCGGACGCCATGCAGCTCCAAAGTACCACATTCCAAGAAGGGATAGAAGTCAAGCAGGAAGTGAACGGTGCTGTTCCCGATgacctctctccagtccctcctccTGAGCGCCTGTGGGCTTCCAAGCCACCTCCTCTCTTCCATGAAGGAGCACCTTACCCTCCCCCCTTGTTTATCAGGGACACATATAACCAATCAATACCTCAGCCGCCGCCTCGGAAAATTAAGCGACCCAAACGAAAAATGTACAGGGAAGAACCCACTTCAATAATGAATGCGATTAAGCTACGGCCCAGGCAAGTCCTGTGTGATAAGTGTAAAAACAGTGTTGTTGCTGAAAagaaggaaattaggaaaggtAGCAGTGACTCTTCTAGGTATGAAGATAAAAAACGGAGAAATGACAGTGTAGCTACTGTGAACAAAAAACTGAAAACTGACCATAAAGTGGATGGGAAAAACCAAAACGAAAGCCAGAGAAGGAACACTGTGGTGAGGGTTTCCAGTATCGCTCACAGCAGGGGCAGAGTAGTCAAGGTTTCTGCTCAGGCAAATACATCAAAAGCTCAGTTAAATACCAAGAAAGTGCTCCAAAGCAAGAACATGGATCACGCAAAAGCTCGGGAAGTATTGAAAATTGCCAAAGAAAAGGCACAGAAGAAGCAAAGTGAAACCTCCACTTCCAAAACCGCCCATGCGAAAGTCCACTTCACACGTCGGTATCAGAGTCCCAGCTCAGGTTCTCTCCCACCCCGAGTGCGGTTAAAACCACAAAGGTACAGGAACGAAGAAAATGACTCTTCTCTGAAGACGGGACTGGAGAAAATTCGGAGTGGCAAGCTGGCGCCTAAGCCGCAGTCTCGATGCACCTCCACCCGCTCAGCAGGTGAGGCCCCTTCAGAAAAACCGAGTCCCTCAGAAGGCCCGGAAGAGTCCGCCGGTGAGGTTCAGGACACAAGCAGAGTGCGTGTGCCTG
- the Pwwp2a gene encoding PWWP domain-containing protein 2A isoform a (isoform a is encoded by transcript variant 1) produces the protein MAAVAAEAAATAASPGEGGAGEAEPELEPIPGSEAGTPLPVTATEAAVPDGEADGRQSAPQADEQPLPPPPPPPPPGELADSSEAEEAKPPEPAAVPVSPPEQPPAAPEQPEDAPRPPPAPALVPPAGGDSAVSHLIPGSEVRVTLDHIIEDALVVSFRLGEKLFSGVLMDLSKRFGPHGIPVTVFPKREYKDKPDAMQLQSTTFQEGIEVKQEVNGAVPDDLSPVPPPERLWASKPPPLFHEGAPYPPPLFIRDTYNQSIPQPPPRKIKRPKRKMYREEPTSIMNAIKLRPRQVLCDKCKNSVVAEKKEIRKGSSDSSRYEDKKRRNDSVATVNKKLKTDHKVDGKNQNESQRRNTVVRVSSIAHSRGRVVKVSAQANTSKAQLNTKKVLQSKNMDHAKAREVLKIAKEKAQKKQSETSTSKTAHAKVHFTRRYQSPSSGSLPPRVRLKPQRYRNEENDSSLKTGLEKIRSGKLAPKPQSRCTSTRSAGLNKWQLLHQTVTSPAAPLQCLTDHCGFRLGALKLTVKRAAQRH, from the exons ATGGCGGCCGTGGCTGCTGAGGCGGCGGCGACCGCGGCGTCCCCCGGGGAAGGGGGCGCCGGCGAGGCCGAGCCGGAGCTAGAGCCCATTCCCGGCAGCGAAGCCGGCACCCCCCTCCCGGTCACGGCCACGGAGGCGGCGGTGCCGGACGGCGAGGCCGACGGGCGCCAGTCCGCCCCTCAGGCCGACGAGCAGCCgctgccgccaccgccgccgccgccgccgccggggGAGCTGGCCGATAGCTCCGAGGCTGAGGAGGCGAAGCCGCCCGAGCCCGCGGCTGTCCCGGTCTCGCCGCCCGAGCAGCCTCCGGCCGCCCCCGAGCAGCCCGAGGACGCGCCGCGGCCGCCACCAGCTCCGGCGCTCGTGCCGCCGGCGGGCGGGGACTCGGCGGTGTCGCACCTCATCCCCGGCTCGGAGGTGCGGGTCACGCTGGACCACATCATCGAGGACGCGCTCGTCGTGTCGTTCCGCCTCGGGGAGAAGCTCTTCTCCGGGGTCCTCATGGACCTATCCAAAAG GTTTGGGCCCCATGGGATCCCTGTGACAGTATTTCCCAAAAGGGAATATAAGGACAAACCGGACGCCATGCAGCTCCAAAGTACCACATTCCAAGAAGGGATAGAAGTCAAGCAGGAAGTGAACGGTGCTGTTCCCGATgacctctctccagtccctcctccTGAGCGCCTGTGGGCTTCCAAGCCACCTCCTCTCTTCCATGAAGGAGCACCTTACCCTCCCCCCTTGTTTATCAGGGACACATATAACCAATCAATACCTCAGCCGCCGCCTCGGAAAATTAAGCGACCCAAACGAAAAATGTACAGGGAAGAACCCACTTCAATAATGAATGCGATTAAGCTACGGCCCAGGCAAGTCCTGTGTGATAAGTGTAAAAACAGTGTTGTTGCTGAAAagaaggaaattaggaaaggtAGCAGTGACTCTTCTAGGTATGAAGATAAAAAACGGAGAAATGACAGTGTAGCTACTGTGAACAAAAAACTGAAAACTGACCATAAAGTGGATGGGAAAAACCAAAACGAAAGCCAGAGAAGGAACACTGTGGTGAGGGTTTCCAGTATCGCTCACAGCAGGGGCAGAGTAGTCAAGGTTTCTGCTCAGGCAAATACATCAAAAGCTCAGTTAAATACCAAGAAAGTGCTCCAAAGCAAGAACATGGATCACGCAAAAGCTCGGGAAGTATTGAAAATTGCCAAAGAAAAGGCACAGAAGAAGCAAAGTGAAACCTCCACTTCCAAAACCGCCCATGCGAAAGTCCACTTCACACGTCGGTATCAGAGTCCCAGCTCAGGTTCTCTCCCACCCCGAGTGCGGTTAAAACCACAAAGGTACAGGAACGAAGAAAATGACTCTTCTCTGAAGACGGGACTGGAGAAAATTCGGAGTGGCAAGCTGGCGCCTAAGCCGCAGTCTCGATGCACCTCCACCCGCTCAGCAG GTCTCAACAAATGGCAGCTATTACATCAGACAGTGACGAGTCCTGCTGCTCCCTTACAGTGTCTGACAGACCACTGTGGATTCAGGCTGGGAGCATTGAAGTTAACAGTGAAGCGGGCAG
- the Pwwp2a gene encoding PWWP domain-containing protein 2A isoform b (isoform b is encoded by transcript variant 2), with protein sequence MAAVAAEAAATAASPGEGGAGEAEPELEPIPGSEAGTPLPVTATEAAVPDGEADGRQSAPQADEQPLPPPPPPPPPGELADSSEAEEAKPPEPAAVPVSPPEQPPAAPEQPEDAPRPPPAPALVPPAGGDSAVSHLIPGSEVRVTLDHIIEDALVVSFRLGEKLFSGVLMDLSKRFGPHGIPVTVFPKREYKDKPDAMQLQSTTFQEGIEVKQEVNGAVPDDLSPVPPPERLWASKPPPLFHEGAPYPPPLFIRDTYNQSIPQPPPRKIKRPKRKMYREEPTSIMNAIKLRPRQVLCDKCKNSVVAEKKEIRKGSSDSSRYEDKKRRNDSVATVNKKLKTDHKVDGKNQNESQRRNTVVRVSSIAHSRGRVVKVSAQANTSKAQLNTKKVLQSKNMDHAKAREVLKIAKEKAQKKQSETSTSKTAHAKVHFTRRYQSPSSGSLPPRVRLKPQRYRNEENDSSLKTGLEKIRSGKLAPKPQSRCTSTRSAGEAPSEKPSPSEGPEESAGEVQDTSRVRVPGEQEELRMLGKKGSKSSISVYLTLNQETSDSSSASVCSIDSMDDLKSSNSECSSSESFVFPPGCMHAPSASSTSTSFSSKEENSLRNSLKMKIFSKNVSKCITPDGRTICVGDIVWAKIYGFPWWPARILTITVSRKDNGLLARQEARISWFASPTTSSLALSQLSPFLENFQLRFNKKRKGLYRRAITEAAKAAKQLTPEVRALLTQFET encoded by the exons ATGGCGGCCGTGGCTGCTGAGGCGGCGGCGACCGCGGCGTCCCCCGGGGAAGGGGGCGCCGGCGAGGCCGAGCCGGAGCTAGAGCCCATTCCCGGCAGCGAAGCCGGCACCCCCCTCCCGGTCACGGCCACGGAGGCGGCGGTGCCGGACGGCGAGGCCGACGGGCGCCAGTCCGCCCCTCAGGCCGACGAGCAGCCgctgccgccaccgccgccgccgccgccgccggggGAGCTGGCCGATAGCTCCGAGGCTGAGGAGGCGAAGCCGCCCGAGCCCGCGGCTGTCCCGGTCTCGCCGCCCGAGCAGCCTCCGGCCGCCCCCGAGCAGCCCGAGGACGCGCCGCGGCCGCCACCAGCTCCGGCGCTCGTGCCGCCGGCGGGCGGGGACTCGGCGGTGTCGCACCTCATCCCCGGCTCGGAGGTGCGGGTCACGCTGGACCACATCATCGAGGACGCGCTCGTCGTGTCGTTCCGCCTCGGGGAGAAGCTCTTCTCCGGGGTCCTCATGGACCTATCCAAAAG GTTTGGGCCCCATGGGATCCCTGTGACAGTATTTCCCAAAAGGGAATATAAGGACAAACCGGACGCCATGCAGCTCCAAAGTACCACATTCCAAGAAGGGATAGAAGTCAAGCAGGAAGTGAACGGTGCTGTTCCCGATgacctctctccagtccctcctccTGAGCGCCTGTGGGCTTCCAAGCCACCTCCTCTCTTCCATGAAGGAGCACCTTACCCTCCCCCCTTGTTTATCAGGGACACATATAACCAATCAATACCTCAGCCGCCGCCTCGGAAAATTAAGCGACCCAAACGAAAAATGTACAGGGAAGAACCCACTTCAATAATGAATGCGATTAAGCTACGGCCCAGGCAAGTCCTGTGTGATAAGTGTAAAAACAGTGTTGTTGCTGAAAagaaggaaattaggaaaggtAGCAGTGACTCTTCTAGGTATGAAGATAAAAAACGGAGAAATGACAGTGTAGCTACTGTGAACAAAAAACTGAAAACTGACCATAAAGTGGATGGGAAAAACCAAAACGAAAGCCAGAGAAGGAACACTGTGGTGAGGGTTTCCAGTATCGCTCACAGCAGGGGCAGAGTAGTCAAGGTTTCTGCTCAGGCAAATACATCAAAAGCTCAGTTAAATACCAAGAAAGTGCTCCAAAGCAAGAACATGGATCACGCAAAAGCTCGGGAAGTATTGAAAATTGCCAAAGAAAAGGCACAGAAGAAGCAAAGTGAAACCTCCACTTCCAAAACCGCCCATGCGAAAGTCCACTTCACACGTCGGTATCAGAGTCCCAGCTCAGGTTCTCTCCCACCCCGAGTGCGGTTAAAACCACAAAGGTACAGGAACGAAGAAAATGACTCTTCTCTGAAGACGGGACTGGAGAAAATTCGGAGTGGCAAGCTGGCGCCTAAGCCGCAGTCTCGATGCACCTCCACCCGCTCAGCAGGTGAGGCCCCTTCAGAAAAACCGAGTCCCTCAGAAGGCCCGGAAGAGTCCGCCGGTGAGGTTCAGGACACAAGCAGAGTGCGTGTGCCTGGTGAGCAGGAGGAACTGCGGATGTTGGGCAAAAAGGGCAGCAAAAGCAGTATCTCTGTTTACCTGACCCTAAATCAGGAGACATCTGACTCTTCCAGTGCCTCAGTGTGTAGCATTGATAGCATGGATGATTTGAAATCCTCCAACTCTGAGTGTAGCTCTTCTGAGAGCTTCGTTTTTCCTCCCGGCTGTATGCACGCACCTTCTGCCTCTTCCACTTCTACTTCCTTCTCTTCAAAGGAAGAGAATAGCCTCcgtaattctttgaaaatgaaaatctttTCAAAAAATGTCTCTAAATGTATCACACCAGATGGCAGGACCATATGTGTAGGGGACATTGTTTGGGCCAAGATATATGGCTTCCCTTGGTGGCCAGCCCGTATTCTTACCATCACTGTAAGCCGGAAAGATAACGGCCTTTTAGCCCGGCAGGAGGCCCGTATCTCATGGTTTGCATCTCCAACCACATCTTCCCTTGCTCTCTCACAACTCTCCCCCTTTCTAGAAAACTTCCAGTTACGGTTTAATAAGAAGAGAAAGGGTCTGTATCGCAGGGCTATCACAGAGGCTGCTAAGGCTGCTAAGCAGCTGACCCCTGAAGTGCGGGCTTTGTTGACACAATTTGAAACGTGA
- the Pwwp2a gene encoding PWWP domain-containing protein 2A isoform X5 encodes MAAVAAEAAATAASPGEGGAGEAEPELEPIPGSEAGTPLPVTATEAAVPDGEADGRQSAPQADEQPLPPPPPPPPPGELADSSEAEEAKPPEPAAVPVSPPEQPPAAPEQPEDAPRPPPAPALVPPAGGDSAVSHLIPGSEVRVTLDHIIEDALVVSFRLGEKLFSGVLMDLSKRDHERMVQ; translated from the exons ATGGCGGCCGTGGCTGCTGAGGCGGCGGCGACCGCGGCGTCCCCCGGGGAAGGGGGCGCCGGCGAGGCCGAGCCGGAGCTAGAGCCCATTCCCGGCAGCGAAGCCGGCACCCCCCTCCCGGTCACGGCCACGGAGGCGGCGGTGCCGGACGGCGAGGCCGACGGGCGCCAGTCCGCCCCTCAGGCCGACGAGCAGCCgctgccgccaccgccgccgccgccgccgccggggGAGCTGGCCGATAGCTCCGAGGCTGAGGAGGCGAAGCCGCCCGAGCCCGCGGCTGTCCCGGTCTCGCCGCCCGAGCAGCCTCCGGCCGCCCCCGAGCAGCCCGAGGACGCGCCGCGGCCGCCACCAGCTCCGGCGCTCGTGCCGCCGGCGGGCGGGGACTCGGCGGTGTCGCACCTCATCCCCGGCTCGGAGGTGCGGGTCACGCTGGACCACATCATCGAGGACGCGCTCGTCGTGTCGTTCCGCCTCGGGGAGAAGCTCTTCTCCGGGGTCCTCATGGACCTATCCAAAAG AGACCATGAACGTATGGTGCAATAG
- the Pwwp2a gene encoding PWWP domain-containing protein 2A isoform 4 (isoform 4 is encoded by transcript variant 4), with translation MAAVAAEAAATAASPGEGGAGEAEPELEPIPGSEAGTPLPVTATEAAVPDGEADGRQSAPQADEQPLPPPPPPPPPGELADSSEAEEAKPPEPAAVPVSPPEQPPAAPEQPEDAPRPPPAPALVPPAGGDSAVSHLIPGSEVRVTLDHIIEDALVVSFRLGEKLFSGVLMDLSKRFGPHGIPVTVFPKREYKDKPDAMQLQSTTFQEGIEVKQEVNGAVPDDLSPVPPPERLWASKPPPLFHEGAPYPPPLFIRDTYNQSIPQPPPRKIKRPKRKMYREEPTSIMNAIKLRPRQVLCDKCKNSVVAEKKEIRKGSSDSSRYEDKKRRNDSVATVNKKLKTDHKVDGKNQNESQRRNTVVRVSSIAHSRGRVVKVSAQANTSKAQLNTKKVLQSKNMDHAKAREVLKIAKEKAQKKQSETSTSKTAHAKVHFTRRYQSPSSGSLPPRVRLKPQRYRNEENDSSLKTGLEKIRSGKLAPKPQSRCTSTRSAAQRH, from the exons ATGGCGGCCGTGGCTGCTGAGGCGGCGGCGACCGCGGCGTCCCCCGGGGAAGGGGGCGCCGGCGAGGCCGAGCCGGAGCTAGAGCCCATTCCCGGCAGCGAAGCCGGCACCCCCCTCCCGGTCACGGCCACGGAGGCGGCGGTGCCGGACGGCGAGGCCGACGGGCGCCAGTCCGCCCCTCAGGCCGACGAGCAGCCgctgccgccaccgccgccgccgccgccgccggggGAGCTGGCCGATAGCTCCGAGGCTGAGGAGGCGAAGCCGCCCGAGCCCGCGGCTGTCCCGGTCTCGCCGCCCGAGCAGCCTCCGGCCGCCCCCGAGCAGCCCGAGGACGCGCCGCGGCCGCCACCAGCTCCGGCGCTCGTGCCGCCGGCGGGCGGGGACTCGGCGGTGTCGCACCTCATCCCCGGCTCGGAGGTGCGGGTCACGCTGGACCACATCATCGAGGACGCGCTCGTCGTGTCGTTCCGCCTCGGGGAGAAGCTCTTCTCCGGGGTCCTCATGGACCTATCCAAAAG GTTTGGGCCCCATGGGATCCCTGTGACAGTATTTCCCAAAAGGGAATATAAGGACAAACCGGACGCCATGCAGCTCCAAAGTACCACATTCCAAGAAGGGATAGAAGTCAAGCAGGAAGTGAACGGTGCTGTTCCCGATgacctctctccagtccctcctccTGAGCGCCTGTGGGCTTCCAAGCCACCTCCTCTCTTCCATGAAGGAGCACCTTACCCTCCCCCCTTGTTTATCAGGGACACATATAACCAATCAATACCTCAGCCGCCGCCTCGGAAAATTAAGCGACCCAAACGAAAAATGTACAGGGAAGAACCCACTTCAATAATGAATGCGATTAAGCTACGGCCCAGGCAAGTCCTGTGTGATAAGTGTAAAAACAGTGTTGTTGCTGAAAagaaggaaattaggaaaggtAGCAGTGACTCTTCTAGGTATGAAGATAAAAAACGGAGAAATGACAGTGTAGCTACTGTGAACAAAAAACTGAAAACTGACCATAAAGTGGATGGGAAAAACCAAAACGAAAGCCAGAGAAGGAACACTGTGGTGAGGGTTTCCAGTATCGCTCACAGCAGGGGCAGAGTAGTCAAGGTTTCTGCTCAGGCAAATACATCAAAAGCTCAGTTAAATACCAAGAAAGTGCTCCAAAGCAAGAACATGGATCACGCAAAAGCTCGGGAAGTATTGAAAATTGCCAAAGAAAAGGCACAGAAGAAGCAAAGTGAAACCTCCACTTCCAAAACCGCCCATGCGAAAGTCCACTTCACACGTCGGTATCAGAGTCCCAGCTCAGGTTCTCTCCCACCCCGAGTGCGGTTAAAACCACAAAGGTACAGGAACGAAGAAAATGACTCTTCTCTGAAGACGGGACTGGAGAAAATTCGGAGTGGCAAGCTGGCGCCTAAGCCGCAGTCTCGATGCACCTCCACCCGCTCAGCAG